The genomic interval CTCGCTGCTGCTGAAACCTTGCGGGTTCTGATGAGTTCATCAAACAGGGGCAGCAGATTTAAATCAACGTCCGATATCTTCATTCAACCATAGTACCCCATAGGTAATCATCGACTTCTGTAGTCAAGCAGTGGCTTCAGTCATTCGTGGAACAAACTGAACCAACTGCTTTGCCATCAATTTGATCTGCTTTCGAATAGATTCATCCGAGCACTCATCACCGGTGAATCGAACCTCAAGGGAGTTGATGCCCACGCCAATGGGGGTAGGCCAACCGCGAAGGGCATGCACAATTTGGCGCAACTGGTTCAGTACAGTCCCCACCCCTTGGTTGCCATAGGCGCAGGCGATCACGCCAACGACCCTGCCATCAAGATAGACACGCGGATCATTTCGCATATCCTCCACGTAATCCAGAGCGTTCTTGATCAGACCTGACACGCCGCCGTGGTAGCAAGGCGAAGAAATCACCACGCCATCAGCCTCTCTCAATGCCTTGATGAAAGATTCACGCAGGTCGTCGTGAGCGTCGACCTCGTCTCCATAGATGGGCAGTTTGCTCAGTGCATGGCCCGTGAACAACTCAACCTGAGCGCCCATGCCCTCCAGGTCCTGCAGCACCTGCCTCAAGGCGAGCTCCGACGAGGAGTTCGGCCTGGAAGTACCCCCGATGCCAACGATATAAGGCTTGCGATTCACTGCGTAGCTCCTTCGGTCGTTCACTTCAAGTGCGGCATCACTTCAGAGGCATACATCTGCATGTTTCGGCGGGCGAGTTCATCACCCATGACACCGATCTGAAGCAGCGCCACGAAGATGCCGATATTGGTCGCGTCGCGCATTTTCTGGATCTTGTCCCGAACCATGGTCGGAGTGCCCACCACCACCGTGCCCAACTCGATCATCTCTTCAATGGTCTGGCGCTTCAAACCAATGCCCGCTCGCGCGGCCATGGTCTTCTTCATCGAAGACAAGGACGTGTAGCCGGGCGGCATCAGCATTTCCATGGGCAGCGTCAAGTAGTTGTTGAACAACGACTCGACACCGGCCCGAGCTTCCTCGATGGCGCGCTCATAGGTATCCGCCACGTAGACCGGTGCGGCCCATCCCAGCTGCTCGGAGCTTGCTTCATAACCATACTCACGTGCCTTCTCACGGTACGCGTTCAGGTTTCTGATGACATTGGACTCCTGCGCAAACGTGATCAGAAACGGATACTTCCGATCGGGATGCGCGGCCCAGTCGATCGTTTCGGCTGAGCCTTGCGATGGAATCCAGATCGGCGGGCGGGGGCTCTGGTAAGGCCTTGGCCAGAGGTTGACATAGTTGTGGTTGTAGTACTCGCCTTCCCATGCGAACGGACCCGGGGTCGTCCAGGCTTTCACAATCAGGTCGTGGGCCTCGTGAAAACGGCCATGCGAGAAAGCGGGATTGATAGGGGCCGCATGGTACTCAGCACCGATACCACGCACGAAACCACAAATCAGACGGCCTCTGGACAGGTTGTCCAACATGGCAAACTCTTCGGCGATATAGATGGGATTGCTCACCAAAGGCAACGCCCGGCCAAGAATGGCAATTTTCGCGCGCTTCGTCCGCTGGATGATCGCACTCGCAATCAGATTCGGCGCTGGCATCATTCCATAGGCGGTCTGGTGATGTTCGTTGACGCCCAACCCGTCGAAGCCCAGCGCATCAGCCTCCTCCAGCAGGTTCATGTGGCTTTCGTAGTCGTCTGCGCCTTTCTTGGGGTCATACAGGCTGTTGGGCAACACGACCCAAGCAGATCTCTGTTTTGCCGCCGCCTCCATGTCAAGCGGGCGGTAGGGCATCAAGGTAAAGTAAATATGCTGCATGTTATGCGCTCGTTTTAATGTCTTCGATAAGTCGACCAACGACTTCGTCCAGCTTTTCAATGTGGGGCATATGCCCACATTGCTCGATCATCTGAAAGTACTTCACGGAGGGTAGTTTCTCGACCCACTCTGATGACACTGCACTCGGGATCACCGCATCGTCCTTGCCCCAGATCAACCGCACAGGGTTTTTGATCCGGTGCAGCCAGTTCGGCAATACCAGGCTGAATCCACGGGGTTCCCACGCAAGCTTTGCCGACGCAAACCAGTTCTTCAACAGCTTGTCGCGGTCCTCCTCTGAAAGAGGCTTGGCCAATTGGGCCTCAACAAAGCGCTTGTCGGCATACAACGCATTGACGCGCTCCAAGGGCGTTTGAATGAAAAGGTCTGCATACTGCAGCCCCTTTTTCCGCAGGCCGGCGGGTGCCATCAAGGTGATGTCACGGATGCGGGTCCTGTTGCGCACAGCCATTTCGGCAGCGATCCAGCCTCCCAGCGAATGCCCAATCACATGAACATCATGAAGATCAAGCTCCTCAAGCATCTCCAGGTAGAACATGGCCATGTCCGGAATGGCCTTGATCCAACTGGGATCGTCAGAGTCGCCGAAACCAGGATGATCTGGCACCAGCAGATGACCCGCCTCTGCAAGGCGGTCAAAGAAAGGAAGCCATTCCATGACACCGCTGCCTGCACCGTGCAGGAACAGAATGGGCCGCCCCTTGCCAGCTTCGCGCAAATGAAGCTTGCAACCGTTAATGCTTGGGTATGTAGACTTGTATGACATTGTTCTTAAAATTCAATTGTTTGATCCGACGAGGGAGTGACTTCTGACCAGTCGCCCAGGCAGCAGGCCTGTGGGTTTGCCTTCGCGGACGACACACTTACCCGAGAGGAACGTAGCCAGATATCCATCTGAGTCCTGCGTGAATCGCGTTCCACCGGCCGGAAGATCTGAAACCACGTAGGGGAAACAGATCTCAAGGCGGTCCAGGTCGATAATGTTCAAATCGGCTTTCATACCTTGCTTGATGACCCCGCGGTCTTTCAATCCCATCATCTCCGCCGGCAGGCTGGTGAGCTTCTGTACAGCCCATTCCAATGGCAGTCCTTGCTGCTTCACCCAGTGCGTGAGCATGAATGTGGTGGAACTGGAATCGGTGATCAGGCCTACGTGCGCACCACCGTCACCCAAAGACAGGAGTGAATGCGGGTGTTGAACC from Bacteroidota bacterium carries:
- a CDS encoding NAD(P)H-dependent oxidoreductase, producing the protein MNRKPYIVGIGGTSRPNSSSELALRQVLQDLEGMGAQVELFTGHALSKLPIYGDEVDAHDDLRESFIKALREADGVVISSPCYHGGVSGLIKNALDYVEDMRNDPRVYLDGRVVGVIACAYGNQGVGTVLNQLRQIVHALRGWPTPIGVGINSLEVRFTGDECSDESIRKQIKLMAKQLVQFVPRMTEATA
- a CDS encoding LLM class flavin-dependent oxidoreductase — its product is MQHIYFTLMPYRPLDMEAAAKQRSAWVVLPNSLYDPKKGADDYESHMNLLEEADALGFDGLGVNEHHQTAYGMMPAPNLIASAIIQRTKRAKIAILGRALPLVSNPIYIAEEFAMLDNLSRGRLICGFVRGIGAEYHAAPINPAFSHGRFHEAHDLIVKAWTTPGPFAWEGEYYNHNYVNLWPRPYQSPRPPIWIPSQGSAETIDWAAHPDRKYPFLITFAQESNVIRNLNAYREKAREYGYEASSEQLGWAAPVYVADTYERAIEEARAGVESLFNNYLTLPMEMLMPPGYTSLSSMKKTMAARAGIGLKRQTIEEMIELGTVVVGTPTMVRDKIQKMRDATNIGIFVALLQIGVMGDELARRNMQMYASEVMPHLK
- a CDS encoding alpha/beta fold hydrolase, giving the protein MSYKSTYPSINGCKLHLREAGKGRPILFLHGAGSGVMEWLPFFDRLAEAGHLLVPDHPGFGDSDDPSWIKAIPDMAMFYLEMLEELDLHDVHVIGHSLGGWIAAEMAVRNRTRIRDITLMAPAGLRKKGLQYADLFIQTPLERVNALYADKRFVEAQLAKPLSEEDRDKLLKNWFASAKLAWEPRGFSLVLPNWLHRIKNPVRLIWGKDDAVIPSAVSSEWVEKLPSVKYFQMIEQCGHMPHIEKLDEVVGRLIEDIKTSA
- a CDS encoding amidohydrolase family protein — its product is MDEVEFAYDLQLANDGKTLLYSPFANYAHANLDACQEMVQHPHSLLSLGDGGAHVGLITDSSSTTFMLTHWVKQQGLPLEWAVQKLTSLPAEMMGLKDRGVIKQGMKADLNIIDLDRLEICFPYVVSDLPAGGTRFTQDSDGYLATFLSGKCVVREGKPTGLLPGRLVRSHSLVGSNN